The sequence CAGTTATTATAGCTTCTTGAGCTGGTGTTATCTCCTTATATTCACACCATATTTTCCACAATGTTTCTGGTGAAGGAAATTCTTCTAAGGAAATTTCAGTTTCAATTTTGCCATCTTTAGCAATGCTATTGTGGAATAAAAAGCCATCACCATTGGAGCTAAATACAAAAGGAACATCAATCATATCTCCGTAAGCAAGTCCTTGCTGCATTCCAGCACTAACTGTATGATTATTGTCTTTGGCCTCGATAATTGCGATTGGAATTCCCGGTTGATAAAACAACACATAATCAGCACGTTTATTCTTAGCACGGGTATGTAATTGGCCACGGACAATAATTCTTCCATTGGTAAGCGGAAATTCTTCTCGAATTTGAATATGCAAATCCCACCCTGCATTTATCAATGCAGGTGTGATGTATTTGGAACAAATATCACGTTCTGTTAAACTCTTTTTATTCATATTGCCACCAATTATCCCCCTTGAATTAGCTAAGATATAATATAATTCTTTTACTAGAAAATCTACTGTGGAAAAGCATTTTTCGTACAATATTACTTACATGCAAATTCCTAGAAAACTCAGTAAAAATACTGACAAAATATTTTTACTAATGTACTATTTTTGTTCTTTTACGGTAATCCGTAAAGAGGTGAAAGGAAAAGTTGATATATTTGTTAAATTCGTAAATCTCAGTAAAACAAAATATTTAATCAACAAAGATAATGTTAGAAAAAAAATTTACATCAAATTTTGAAGTTACGAATGGAGCTAACATTGTTCCTATAAAGAGGATAGAAATATTCTCACCAGAAGAATGGGAACTTTTCACCAAGGAGTATTTAGAAGTACTTAAAGATGATTATGTTCAAATTGATAGGATTGGCGGAGCAAACGATAATGGCAGGGATGTAATAGCATATATTGAACCAGCAACGGTAAAAAATTACAAGTGGGATTGTTTCCAATGCAAACATTATGACCATTCATTACACCCATCCGACGTTTATGTAGAGATTGGAAAAATACTATATTATACTTTTAAAAAAGATTATCCGATTCCGGAAAAATACTTTTTTGTTGCGCCTAAAGGTTGTGGCACCTCATTATCAAAATTACTTACAGATAAAGATCTACTGAAGCAGAAAATTAAGGATAATTGGGTTCAAAGTTGTGAAACAAAAATCACTAAAAATGCAGATGTTAAATTGGAAGGTGAATTTTTAAACTATTTCGAAAATTTTGATTTCGGAATCTTCAAAAAAACCAACATCAAAGAGATTTTAGATAAACATAAAAACCATCCTAACCATATTATAAGATTTGGAGGGGGTCTTCCAAGCAGACCAAAAATTGATGAAGCTGCTATTGATCAAATTAAAGAAAACGAATTAGTATATGTTCAACAGCTATTTATTTCTTATGGAGACGAGTCTAAAACCAAATATGAAAGTCAAACTGATTTACAAACGAATTTGAACTATCAAAATCATTTTAATAGGACTAGAATAAATTTTCATTATGCAGAACAACTCAGAAACTTCTATAGGGATAGTTTACCAATAAACACTTTTCAAGATTTTCAGGATGAGATATATAATGGAATTATTGATACCGTTGAGGATTCCCACGACAATGCATTTAAGAAAATTAAAGCTTCTGAGCAATTAGCTTCAACTCTCCAACTATCATCAAATCCTTTGACAACAGTAAGCATTGTTAACGATAGAAAAGGGATTTGTCATCAATTAGTTAATGACAAAAAAATAATATGGAAAGATGAGTCAAAATAATCCGTTCAATAATCCATTAGAGATAGGTCTAAGATTGCTCTCTATACTAAATGAAGCTTTTCCTAAAAAAGTCACCTTGCAAAGTTTAATTTACATAGACTATATCATAATCCACTCCGGGGATTTTGATGATAACACCTTAAGTATTCATGCCCCTGTTCCATACAGAGAAAGTGAGATTTTCATAAAAAGAAACCTAATCAAAGACAGCATGGATTTTTTACTTTATAAAAACTTGGCAGATATAAGTTATGATGCAGAAGGTATCACTTATACAGCAACTGAAGATTCTACACCTTTTTTGGAAAAACTATCAGAGGAATACACCCGAGAGTTGTTAATGCGTGTAAAATGGTTTTTTAAGAAATATGAGTCTATTGATGAGATAATATTGAAAAATATTTTTAGCACTGGAAATAACCTAACTCATACAGAATTTAACATTGGAATTTTGAAATAATGGCTGGATATATCTTTAAAGAATTACGTTTAACAGGAGAAAATAAAAAAGACGCTGTTGTTCAATTTAAACTTGGTTTAAATGTTATTTCCGGACCATCCAATACTGGTAAAACATTTATATTTGATTGCCTCGATTTTATGTTAGGTTCATCAGATAAATTGAAAGGAATTCCCGAACTAAAAGGCTATTCAAATATTTTTCTTGAAATAGAAGCAGATGATCAGGTCTACACAATTGAAACAGAAATTAAAAATAACAATACTTATAAGGTATATCGTTCTAAAATCAATAAGTTAAGTTCCGAACCTGAAATTTTGAAAAGAAATTTAGATTCTAACTCCAAAGATAATTTGAATAGTTTCTTCTTAAGCTTGAACAATATTGAAAATAAGAAAATTAGAAAAAATGTAAAAGGAGATACTATAAATTTATCCTACAGAAATGTTATAAAATTAGCCTTAATTGATGAAGAACGCATAATCACAAAAGCATCTCCAATCGTATCTCATTATACGAGAGAAACTGAAGAATCAAATACTTTAAGGTTTTTCCTTACAGGGAATGATGATAGCAATATTCAAAAAAAGATCTCCAGTCAGGAGATACAGAAAAGGAAAGGAAAGATTGATTTGTTGCATGAATTTATCAGCAATACTGAAATCGATTCTAATTTGAATATTGATGATATTGAAAGCCAATTAGCGAAAATTGATGTTTCCTTAAATAATTTCACACTGAATTTTGCTAGAATTAAAAAGGACTATTTGTCTGTTGAAAGCGATTACAAAAATAAAAATGTTGATTTTACAGATTTAAATAAACGACATAATGAAATTACGGAATTATTAAAAAGATCTTACATATTAGAGCAACAATATAACAGCGATGTCTTAAGACTTAAATCTACGATAGAATCAGGTATATTTATGTCCGAAAACAATGATGCTTCTTGTCCTACATGCAAGCAGGAAATTGCCACTAAAACACTGGACATAGAGCAAATTATTGTTTCTTGCGAATCAGAAATCGAAAAAATAAATTCGCTTTTAAAAGAATTAAAAGTTTCACAAAGTTTAATTAGTGAAGAAAAGGAAGATATTGATAAAAAGCTATCATCTACAACAGCTGAACTTGAGCAGTTAAGAATAAAGTTAAAAGACGGAATCGGTAATGAATTGGATAAAACAATTGAAATTCTAACAACGTTAAATAACAAGAAAAGTCAATTGATCGGCATTCGGGATATTATTAATAAAACCAATTCTTTTTCGCAAACTATCAGAGATTTAGAGTCATCAATTCCAATATCTAAAGGCAACTACCCTACTTTAACATCCGATGTGACAAAAAAACTTTGTAAAAGAATGTCCGAAATATTGAAAGAAATCGGGGAAAATAAAATTGTTAATTATAGTAGTGAATCGTTTGAATTTGAAATAGGAAATAGTTTTAGAAATACCTATGGAAAAGGTTATAGAGCTATTTACTATTCAGTATATATAATTGCTTTAAATGAGCTGATGGAAGACAATACGTACCGAATTGGTGTTCCTGTATTAGATTCTCCGCTAGTTACGTACAAGAAAGCAAATGCAAACGGAGAAGGAATCGAATTAAATTTGGCAATGGATTTTTACAGATATATAGCTAAAACAAAAATCAAACAAACTATAATTTTAGAGAACGAAGTACCACCCAACGATATTTTAGATCAAATTAATCACATTGAATTTAAAGGATTCGGACATGGCTTCATTCCTCAACATTAGTTCATACTCTAGCTTAGTGGCTGTAAAAAATTAATATTACAAAAGATATGTATGAAGATCCCTCACTATTTTGGAAAAATTTTCGCTTAGGTACCGAGCTTCATGTTGCAGGGAGTATGATCTATAATGGATTGTATTCCTTCGATCAGATTGAATATTTTCGTTATGAACATGAGATATTTGAGTTTTTGTATAATATATCTATTGGTATCGAAAGACTACAGAAAATAACAATTATTCTTAGTGAGCATACAGAAAAGGTTAATCAATCAGATTTTGAAAAAACATTGATTACTCATAATCATATGGATCTTTTAAATAGAATAAAGCAGAAACATACATTAAATTTTGGAAAACAACATGTCAAGTTTTTGCAGTTATTGACCGATTTTTACCGGACAACCCGATATAGTCGATATAACTTGCAATCTGTTTATGAACCCAATCAAGATCTTTTTCGCTTTATCGCATTTCTAAAATCAGAGTTAAAAGTAACTGAACAACATGGAATAAAACCAATGGTAGAAAACAGTATTTCGGTAAAAAGGTTCATTGGAAAATTATTAAAAAAGATATGTTCAGTGCTTTACGAAATCATTCAAAATGAATCACGAAATAGAAATATCAACACCTACGATATTCTGACGTTCTCCAAACCCTATAAAATTTTTATTGAACAAGAATTTACCTTTGAAAAAGAAAAACATCTTCAAAGAGAGCTATTAATTTTACTTCTCTCAGGTAAGATGAATGATGGTATGACCAATTTTGTGAAAAATATAGAACCTCTTGGATTTGGTAACTATACAAGCAATGAATATATCAGATACATGCTCGATATCAGAAATAATCCTGAAATAATCGATGAGATGCTAACGATTCTCGAAGATGAGCCAATGAAAAAAGACCGACTCGAAAAAGTGCGAATTATTGGTGATAAAAATATATATTTTCAGGATGATGATGATTAATTGCAGTATTTATAAATTTTAATTAATAACAATATAAAAAACTATACATGAAAGCTGAAGCAATGTCGTTGACATTTTTAGGAAATGAAGGTCTTGTGAGAATTCCTTTTTTTCAACGTGGTTATGTTTGGGACATAACAAATTGGGATGATATACTAACTGATTTATTAGATTTTGAGAAAAGTCATTTCCTTGGGTCACTAATTCTAAAACAACAAGAGAAACAATCTGGTAAGCCAAAAGAAGTTTTGGTAATTGACGGACAACAACGACTTACCACCTTAAGCATTTTACTTAGAGCAATTTTTAACGGTTTTGACACAGAGACACAAGAAAATAGTGAAGATGCTCTAAGGAATTATCTATTCTTTAAAAAAAATAAAACTGACAAAAATTATTTTGTTAAAATAAGTCATTCAAAAGTAGACCGATCTCACTTTCATGATGTTATCAATAATAAAATACCTGATGATCTATACGAATCAATAACAGTAGAAAATGCTGCTACTAAGACAACTTCAAAAAATAGTAAAATATATCAATGTTATAAGTATTTCTCTGAAAGATTAAAAGACATTTCATTGGAAGACCGCTTGGAGCTATTTAACAGATTATTAGATGATGAGAACAAAATTCTGGTTATTATCGATTTGTCCGAAAAAGAAAATGAACAAACGATATTTGATACAATCAACAGTGCTGGTGTTAGGCTAAGCAGTGCAGATATCGTTAAAAATGCCTTATTTCAGAAAGCTTTAGAGCTATTTGATACAGAAGGAGAAGTTGAAGAGCTTTATCAGTCAAATTGGGAGAATGTCTTTACAATTGATGAGGAAGCAATTATTTTTTGGGATACTCCACGAGCTACAGGAAGATTAATGCGTGATAATATAGAGATTTTATTACATTCAATTTCCGTTATAAAAGGCTTTTTCGACCCCGATAAACATACTTTGTCAGACCTTTCCAATCTTTATAAGAATTATATTTTTAATATTTCAAGAAGTAATCTAAAGGATTTCATTAGTGAGATTGCGAAATATGCAACATTATTTAGAGAAAAAATATTGGTTTTTAATCCAAGCACGCTTTTTACTTACCAAGATCACTATATAAGACTATTCCATATTCTTAACATATGTGAAATTTCCACATTTCATCCTTATGTTCTATCTCTTTTCTATAAGTACGATAACGATGAAACCAAACTTCTTAAAGAACTTTCAAAAGTTGAATCACTAGTTGTCAGAAGAATGATAACCAAATCAGAAACGAAAAGTTATAACAAGATGTGTAAAGAATTTATTAGGGATAATTCGGCAATTGATCTTAAACTCTTCGAGCAGACTGATGATAATATAAAAAATGGTTTAACATCGATAGTCAATAAAAATGCCACATTACTTCTGTTCTGGATAGAGCTATATCGCAGAGCAAACGACCGAAAACAATCAGTTAAGGAACTTAAATATAATTATTCTCTAGAACATCTGATGCCACAAAAATGGGAACAGTTCTGGAGCAATGTTGATATTTTAGATGCAAATGGAATATTAATCTCTGATCGAGACACAGCAAAGAAAGAGCGTGTGGCGAAAATTAGTCATATCGGTAACATGACCTTACTTAATAGTTCCTTAAACACTTCTTTAAGAAATTACGAATTTGATAGAAAAATTAAAGGGGAAGGAAGAAAAAAAGGCATCAAAGATTATGCTGATTTGGGAATAACAAAATTTGATATACTG is a genomic window of Chryseobacterium nakagawai containing:
- a CDS encoding ABC-three component system protein, whose protein sequence is MLEKKFTSNFEVTNGANIVPIKRIEIFSPEEWELFTKEYLEVLKDDYVQIDRIGGANDNGRDVIAYIEPATVKNYKWDCFQCKHYDHSLHPSDVYVEIGKILYYTFKKDYPIPEKYFFVAPKGCGTSLSKLLTDKDLLKQKIKDNWVQSCETKITKNADVKLEGEFLNYFENFDFGIFKKTNIKEILDKHKNHPNHIIRFGGGLPSRPKIDEAAIDQIKENELVYVQQLFISYGDESKTKYESQTDLQTNLNYQNHFNRTRINFHYAEQLRNFYRDSLPINTFQDFQDEIYNGIIDTVEDSHDNAFKKIKASEQLASTLQLSSNPLTTVSIVNDRKGICHQLVNDKKIIWKDESK
- a CDS encoding ABC-three component system middle component 2 → MSQNNPFNNPLEIGLRLLSILNEAFPKKVTLQSLIYIDYIIIHSGDFDDNTLSIHAPVPYRESEIFIKRNLIKDSMDFLLYKNLADISYDAEGITYTATEDSTPFLEKLSEEYTRELLMRVKWFFKKYESIDEIILKNIFSTGNNLTHTEFNIGILK
- a CDS encoding AAA family ATPase encodes the protein MAGYIFKELRLTGENKKDAVVQFKLGLNVISGPSNTGKTFIFDCLDFMLGSSDKLKGIPELKGYSNIFLEIEADDQVYTIETEIKNNNTYKVYRSKINKLSSEPEILKRNLDSNSKDNLNSFFLSLNNIENKKIRKNVKGDTINLSYRNVIKLALIDEERIITKASPIVSHYTRETEESNTLRFFLTGNDDSNIQKKISSQEIQKRKGKIDLLHEFISNTEIDSNLNIDDIESQLAKIDVSLNNFTLNFARIKKDYLSVESDYKNKNVDFTDLNKRHNEITELLKRSYILEQQYNSDVLRLKSTIESGIFMSENNDASCPTCKQEIATKTLDIEQIIVSCESEIEKINSLLKELKVSQSLISEEKEDIDKKLSSTTAELEQLRIKLKDGIGNELDKTIEILTTLNNKKSQLIGIRDIINKTNSFSQTIRDLESSIPISKGNYPTLTSDVTKKLCKRMSEILKEIGENKIVNYSSESFEFEIGNSFRNTYGKGYRAIYYSVYIIALNELMEDNTYRIGVPVLDSPLVTYKKANANGEGIELNLAMDFYRYIAKTKIKQTIILENEVPPNDILDQINHIEFKGFGHGFIPQH
- a CDS encoding DUF262 domain-containing protein is translated as MKAEAMSLTFLGNEGLVRIPFFQRGYVWDITNWDDILTDLLDFEKSHFLGSLILKQQEKQSGKPKEVLVIDGQQRLTTLSILLRAIFNGFDTETQENSEDALRNYLFFKKNKTDKNYFVKISHSKVDRSHFHDVINNKIPDDLYESITVENAATKTTSKNSKIYQCYKYFSERLKDISLEDRLELFNRLLDDENKILVIIDLSEKENEQTIFDTINSAGVRLSSADIVKNALFQKALELFDTEGEVEELYQSNWENVFTIDEEAIIFWDTPRATGRLMRDNIEILLHSISVIKGFFDPDKHTLSDLSNLYKNYIFNISRSNLKDFISEIAKYATLFREKILVFNPSTLFTYQDHYIRLFHILNICEISTFHPYVLSLFYKYDNDETKLLKELSKVESLVVRRMITKSETKSYNKMCKEFIRDNSAIDLKLFEQTDDNIKNGLTSIVNKNATLLLFWIELYRRANDRKQSVKELKYNYSLEHLMPQKWEQFWSNVDILDANGILISDRDTAKKERVAKISHIGNMTLLNSSLNTSLRNYEFDRKIKGEGRKKGIKDYADLGITKFDILTPYEGGDKIWNETKIVKRTEDLANDIIQIW